Proteins encoded within one genomic window of Alteribacter populi:
- a CDS encoding FAD binding domain-containing protein, translating to MRISEIDMVSPKTLDDCLTVLSDSTQDVRLLAGGTDAVVRLKEGHWRPALWVNIKGVKELRYIREEEDGIHIGPLTTHTDIVHSSLLQEKADVLVHAASEVGATHIRNMGTIGGNLGTASPAGDTIPPLYVLDAVIELSSVNGKRKVAIEDFFNGPGKTVQQKTELISNIIIRPQSANEIGIFEKLGPRKAQAISIVDVAISLKMSTNERECLGGKIAFGSVAPTIIRAHKCESILKLQALDDEAIENLATIAWKEVAPISDLRATAGYRRDMASSLLARGLHRLMMRWDNR from the coding sequence ATGAGAATATCTGAAATTGATATGGTCTCGCCTAAGACATTAGATGATTGTTTGACTGTTTTATCTGACTCAACACAAGATGTCCGTTTACTAGCTGGAGGAACGGACGCAGTTGTTCGCTTGAAGGAGGGACACTGGAGACCAGCACTTTGGGTCAATATTAAAGGGGTAAAAGAATTACGTTATATTCGTGAAGAAGAAGATGGCATTCATATAGGTCCGCTCACTACACATACCGACATCGTTCATTCTTCTCTCTTACAAGAAAAAGCCGACGTTTTGGTTCATGCAGCAAGTGAAGTAGGTGCCACCCACATTCGCAATATGGGGACAATAGGTGGTAATTTAGGAACAGCTTCACCTGCTGGTGATACCATTCCTCCTCTCTACGTTTTAGATGCGGTAATCGAACTTTCTTCAGTAAATGGAAAAAGGAAAGTAGCTATTGAAGATTTCTTTAACGGTCCAGGAAAAACGGTTCAACAAAAAACAGAGTTGATCAGTAATATTATCATCCGGCCTCAATCTGCTAATGAGATCGGCATTTTCGAGAAACTTGGACCGCGTAAGGCGCAAGCAATTAGTATTGTCGATGTAGCAATCTCGTTGAAGATGAGCACAAATGAACGAGAATGTTTAGGAGGAAAGATCGCTTTTGGATCTGTGGCCCCGACCATTATTCGTGCACACAAATGTGAATCAATACTAAAGTTACAGGCACTGGATGATGAGGCGATTGAAAATTTAGCGACAATAGCCTGGAAGGAAGTAGCCCCCATTAGCGACCTGAGAGCAACGGCCGGCTACCGTCGAGACATGGCTAGCTCTTTGTTGGCAAGAGGGTTACATCGATTAATGATGAGGTGGGATAACAGATGA
- a CDS encoding xanthine dehydrogenase family protein molybdopterin-binding subunit, which yields MTLPKEKTTWVGSRVPRIDGPERVTGELKYMTDYHYENMVWGKVLRPPYPYAKIKKMNTTKAKSLPGVIAVLTYEDIPGFNGFGIVVPDQPVLCEDVVRTTSDAVALVAAETEEIAEEALDLIEIDYEPLQAVTDTEFALSDDSPKLHPDGNIHSHVTISNGDVETAFKEADIVFENTFHSPRQMHAFIETEGGWGILEADGTLTIRCPGQYAYRDRLQIARALAWNPSRIRVVSSPVGGAFGGKDEITIQIYLALLALHTNGRPVKIHYSREESVIAGMKRHPFKVEMKTAAKKDGTLIANQVRAIADTGAYASLGGAVISLAIEHSCGPYKIPNVDLEGYCVYTNNGVAGAFRGFGVNQVCMGIETHLDMIAEEIGMDPIEIRKKNVYHQGEVSSLGHVVKGSVGTWKTLDVAEKCDLWVNRDKYKAEGKEPWKKRGVSIATSFHGVGMGIGLPDYGSASIELLHDGRFEVSVGCEEIGGGNGTVYAQVAAETLNCDVTYIDIVQGDTSKTMDGGTITASRSTYTGGRAVATAAPHMLNLLTKTAAGIWGVDETDVSVGKQKVVLKSKDRPNDSLSYAQIYDFLYEHRLETRVEGHFILPKEKKAIKGSGGAPHHIYGYLTHVVMVEVDTLTGETEVIKVVSIPDAGRVINPQGLEGQAEGGAVMGIGYALYEDTIMENGVHKTTNFSDYILPTMKDCPHIETLPVEELEATGPFGAKGIGEVVMIPIIPATISAIHDAIGVRINHLPATPERVYQAIKALREKESKSNEEKVM from the coding sequence ATGACATTACCTAAAGAAAAAACAACATGGGTAGGGAGTAGGGTCCCACGTATAGATGGACCTGAGAGAGTGACCGGTGAATTAAAATATATGACTGATTATCATTATGAAAACATGGTTTGGGGCAAGGTGCTTCGGCCTCCATACCCTTATGCCAAGATTAAAAAAATGAATACAACGAAAGCTAAGAGTCTACCTGGAGTGATTGCGGTTCTGACGTACGAAGACATCCCCGGTTTTAATGGGTTTGGCATCGTCGTACCAGATCAGCCTGTTTTATGTGAAGACGTTGTACGGACTACCTCTGATGCTGTCGCGTTAGTTGCAGCAGAAACTGAAGAAATCGCTGAAGAGGCTTTAGATCTGATTGAAATCGATTATGAACCTCTCCAAGCGGTTACTGATACAGAATTTGCTCTTTCGGATGATTCTCCAAAATTACATCCAGATGGCAACATACATAGCCACGTAACAATTTCAAACGGTGATGTAGAAACAGCATTTAAGGAAGCTGATATCGTCTTCGAGAACACCTTCCACTCTCCTAGGCAAATGCATGCGTTTATCGAAACAGAAGGGGGATGGGGAATACTTGAAGCGGATGGAACATTAACGATCCGCTGTCCTGGTCAGTATGCATATCGAGACCGCTTACAAATTGCTCGTGCCTTAGCTTGGAACCCGTCCCGTATCAGGGTAGTTTCGAGTCCCGTTGGAGGTGCGTTTGGTGGAAAAGACGAAATTACCATCCAAATTTATTTAGCCTTGCTCGCTCTTCATACTAACGGGCGCCCTGTGAAAATTCACTACAGCCGTGAAGAATCCGTCATCGCTGGTATGAAAAGACATCCATTCAAAGTAGAAATGAAAACGGCTGCTAAAAAAGATGGCACATTGATAGCGAATCAAGTCAGGGCTATCGCTGATACGGGAGCCTATGCTTCTCTTGGAGGAGCGGTTATCAGCCTAGCCATTGAGCATTCGTGTGGCCCTTATAAAATTCCAAATGTTGACCTAGAAGGCTATTGCGTTTACACCAATAATGGAGTAGCAGGAGCTTTTAGAGGCTTTGGTGTAAATCAAGTATGTATGGGAATTGAGACCCATTTAGATATGATCGCAGAAGAAATTGGTATGGATCCAATAGAGATCCGAAAGAAAAATGTCTACCACCAAGGAGAGGTATCCAGCTTGGGGCATGTTGTAAAAGGAAGCGTCGGTACTTGGAAAACACTTGATGTAGCCGAAAAATGTGATTTGTGGGTGAACCGAGATAAGTATAAAGCTGAAGGGAAGGAACCTTGGAAAAAAAGAGGGGTTTCAATTGCAACTTCTTTCCATGGAGTAGGTATGGGAATTGGCTTGCCTGATTATGGATCTGCTTCAATTGAATTACTTCATGACGGTCGATTTGAAGTCAGTGTAGGCTGTGAGGAAATAGGAGGCGGTAATGGCACCGTTTATGCTCAAGTGGCAGCGGAAACGCTGAACTGTGATGTTACTTATATAGATATCGTGCAAGGAGATACTTCAAAGACGATGGATGGCGGGACAATTACCGCGTCTCGATCCACTTACACTGGAGGGAGAGCAGTTGCCACTGCAGCACCTCATATGTTGAATTTACTAACAAAAACAGCTGCCGGAATATGGGGAGTCGATGAAACAGATGTGAGTGTAGGAAAACAAAAGGTTGTACTAAAGAGCAAAGATCGTCCTAATGATTCTTTATCCTACGCACAAATTTACGACTTTTTATATGAACACCGCCTGGAAACAAGAGTTGAAGGACATTTCATCCTCCCAAAAGAAAAGAAAGCGATTAAAGGTTCAGGTGGAGCTCCTCATCATATTTACGGGTATTTAACTCATGTAGTGATGGTGGAAGTAGATACATTGACCGGTGAAACTGAAGTAATCAAAGTAGTTTCTATCCCAGATGCAGGGAGGGTCATTAATCCTCAAGGTTTGGAAGGGCAAGCTGAAGGCGGTGCCGTAATGGGAATAGGTTATGCCCTCTATGAAGATACCATTATGGAAAACGGCGTTCATAAGACCACGAACTTTTCCGACTATATTCTTCCTACCATGAAAGACTGTCCGCATATTGAAACTCTACCTGTAGAAGAGCTAGAAGCGACAGGACCTTTTGGAGCAAAGGGGATTGGGGAAGTAGTTATGATTCCTATTATTCCAGCCACGATATCTGCGATTCATGATGCTATTGGTGTAAGAATCAATCATTTACCAGCAACTCCGGAACGAGTTTATCAAGCGATAAAAGCTCTACGAGAAAAAGAATCCAAATCTAATGAAGAAAAAGTGATGTAA
- a CDS encoding cysteine hydrolase family protein: protein MEKCALIVIDCINDFLVNEECPLFCSEGEKAVGGIKEAIDLFHNQDQQVIFVKDAHRKNDGDFIVRPNHGIKGTWGAEVVKSLQQKMVNNDYIIDKRRHSAFSYTDLDLFLREEKIEHVVLIGGWTNTGIRSTASDAFHQAYKVTVLSNCCYSQTEEMHQAGLVDIRLFGQVMTLEEFNGVIC, encoded by the coding sequence ATGGAGAAATGTGCGTTAATTGTGATCGATTGTATTAATGACTTTCTAGTAAATGAAGAGTGCCCTCTCTTCTGCTCTGAAGGTGAAAAGGCAGTCGGTGGCATTAAAGAAGCAATCGATCTGTTTCACAACCAAGACCAGCAAGTTATTTTTGTAAAGGATGCTCATCGAAAAAATGACGGTGACTTCATTGTCCGTCCTAACCACGGAATAAAAGGAACCTGGGGGGCAGAAGTTGTAAAGAGTCTTCAACAAAAAATGGTAAATAATGACTATATTATTGATAAACGCCGCCACAGTGCCTTTTCTTATACTGATTTAGATTTGTTTTTAAGAGAAGAAAAAATTGAACACGTCGTTCTAATCGGGGGGTGGACGAATACGGGAATTAGAAGTACAGCATCCGACGCTTTTCATCAAGCCTATAAAGTGACTGTACTCAGCAATTGTTGTTATTCACAAACTGAGGAAATGCACCAGGCAGGATTAGTGGATATTCGCCTGTTTGGTCAAGTTATGACCTTAGAAGAATTCAACGGTGTCATTTGTTAA
- a CDS encoding NCS2 family permease, protein MERYFGFSESNTSYKRESIGGLTTFMAMSYVMFVNTAILSDAGMDSGAVFVATGLSAALACFLMALWANYPIALAPGMGLNAFFAYSVVIGMGIPWETALAGVFISGIIFFILSITEIREKIINAIPAQLKMATGAGIGLFIAFIGLQNAGIVTASEDTVVTLANLTAPTTVLAIFGFVMTAIFMVRGFHGAIFYGMILTAGAGMIFGLIPIPSQIISAIPSLAPTFGVAIMSVPDVLSPELLTVIFTFLFVNFFDTAGTLIAVATQAGFIKDNKLPRAKAALGTDAIATVVGSIFGTSTTNSYIESSAGVAAGARTGFASIVTGGLFLLFLFFSPLLEVVTSQVTAPALIIVGVLMASALGSIKWKELEYAIPAFVTIIAMPLTYSIATGIALGFITYPILKVVKGEYKNVHPLMYVLFVIFLCYFIWLV, encoded by the coding sequence ATTGAGCGGTATTTTGGTTTTAGTGAATCGAATACAAGCTATAAAAGAGAATCGATCGGTGGGCTAACAACCTTTATGGCTATGTCGTATGTGATGTTTGTTAATACGGCGATTTTAAGTGATGCTGGTATGGACAGCGGGGCGGTTTTTGTTGCTACTGGTTTATCGGCAGCTCTTGCATGTTTTCTTATGGCTTTATGGGCCAATTATCCGATTGCATTAGCTCCGGGAATGGGATTAAATGCATTTTTTGCCTATAGTGTTGTCATTGGAATGGGAATTCCTTGGGAAACAGCATTAGCCGGAGTGTTTATTTCAGGGATTATCTTCTTTATTCTATCAATTACGGAAATTAGAGAAAAAATCATCAATGCCATACCCGCTCAGCTGAAAATGGCAACTGGGGCTGGGATCGGATTATTTATCGCGTTTATCGGATTACAAAATGCAGGTATTGTTACTGCAAGTGAAGACACTGTGGTTACGTTAGCCAACCTTACAGCTCCTACGACTGTATTAGCTATATTCGGTTTTGTCATGACTGCGATTTTCATGGTACGTGGGTTTCATGGGGCAATCTTTTATGGAATGATATTGACAGCAGGTGCCGGGATGATTTTTGGCTTAATCCCGATACCTTCGCAAATCATTTCTGCTATTCCTAGTTTAGCACCAACTTTTGGCGTAGCGATAATGTCTGTACCAGATGTGTTGTCACCTGAGTTACTCACCGTTATTTTTACTTTTTTATTCGTTAACTTTTTTGATACGGCCGGAACACTGATTGCTGTAGCGACACAGGCTGGTTTCATAAAAGATAATAAGCTTCCTCGTGCTAAAGCTGCACTTGGGACTGACGCGATTGCAACAGTGGTTGGTTCAATCTTTGGTACTTCAACGACAAACTCTTACATTGAATCTTCAGCCGGAGTTGCTGCTGGAGCACGTACGGGGTTTGCTTCAATTGTGACGGGCGGTTTGTTTTTACTATTCTTATTTTTCTCTCCATTATTGGAAGTTGTCACTAGTCAAGTGACAGCACCTGCGCTCATCATAGTTGGAGTACTCATGGCATCAGCATTAGGTTCTATTAAGTGGAAAGAACTAGAATATGCGATTCCCGCTTTTGTTACTATCATTGCAATGCCGTTAACGTATAGTATTGCTACTGGGATCGCTTTAGGGTTTATCACTTACCCAATCTTAAAAGTCGTGAAGGGCGAATATAAAAATGTCCACCCTCTAATGTATGTACTTTTTGTTATCTTCCTTTGTTACTTCATTTGGTTAGTGTAA
- a CDS encoding XdhC family protein has product MLSEELVQKLSKSIEKRINVALITVTKHPDIEIVGSRSLLWDDGTLFHGSPISVPLSEPFINHGIPLMTKKKTKSIQFEWQSNFIECYVEMYEAPPHLIITGAGHVGEPVAKLGKMLNFYVTVVDDRTEFANQKKFPDVDEVVCCDSFLSYFNNVPISSRTYVLLLTRGHQFDVMSLQELLKRKESAGYIGMIGSRRRIAGVFEQLRDDFPDETFDNIFTPVGIDIGAQTPEEISVSIMAEILKVKNNTSGQSLSESIRRLAKLGFK; this is encoded by the coding sequence ATGCTATCAGAAGAATTGGTACAGAAGCTTTCCAAATCGATAGAAAAAAGAATAAATGTCGCGTTAATTACGGTAACAAAGCACCCTGATATAGAAATAGTTGGGAGCCGGTCACTACTTTGGGATGACGGTACTCTGTTTCATGGTAGTCCTATATCTGTTCCGCTTTCTGAACCATTTATAAATCATGGAATACCATTAATGACAAAGAAAAAAACCAAGTCGATTCAGTTTGAATGGCAATCCAATTTTATTGAGTGTTATGTAGAAATGTATGAAGCGCCCCCTCATTTGATTATCACGGGTGCCGGTCACGTAGGTGAACCTGTTGCCAAATTAGGGAAAATGCTGAATTTCTATGTAACGGTGGTTGATGACCGCACTGAATTCGCTAATCAAAAGAAATTTCCTGATGTGGATGAAGTGGTCTGTTGTGACTCTTTTCTCTCTTATTTCAACAATGTTCCTATATCTTCACGGACATATGTATTACTTTTAACACGTGGACATCAATTTGATGTTATGAGTTTACAAGAGTTATTAAAACGAAAGGAGAGCGCGGGGTATATTGGGATGATCGGCAGCAGAAGAAGAATTGCTGGCGTCTTTGAACAACTGAGAGATGATTTTCCTGATGAAACCTTTGATAACATTTTTACACCAGTTGGAATAGACATAGGAGCACAAACTCCTGAAGAAATTTCCGTTAGTATTATGGCAGAGATACTAAAAGTAAAAAACAACACGTCAGGACAATCGTTAAGTGAGAGTATTCGTCGGTTAGCAAAGCTAGGTTTTAAATAG
- a CDS encoding XdhC family protein, protein MTDLDFFNKVVCLRKLDQPAALATAIRTRGSTPRKTGTKMLIYLNGQIEGTIGGGCGEAEVIEEAYNVIRKKLPTHYTVDLTSGILYEDGGICGGTMDVFIEPICKEG, encoded by the coding sequence ATGACAGACTTGGATTTTTTTAACAAAGTAGTATGTCTTCGCAAACTAGATCAACCTGCAGCTTTAGCTACTGCAATTCGTACGAGAGGCTCGACTCCAAGAAAAACAGGAACAAAAATGCTAATTTACTTGAATGGTCAAATTGAAGGAACGATAGGGGGTGGTTGTGGAGAAGCAGAGGTCATTGAAGAGGCCTATAACGTGATACGAAAAAAACTCCCGACGCATTATACCGTCGATTTAACATCTGGTATTTTGTACGAAGATGGCGGGATATGCGGCGGCACGATGGATGTGTTTATTGAACCAATATGTAAGGAAGGGTAA
- a CDS encoding (2Fe-2S)-binding protein: MLKTITFKVNGREMKVNCPSSKTLLDVLRDDLDLTGSKECCGKGECGTCSVLMNNEAVCSCLVLAGQVEGEEILTVEGIGTTSSMDVLQEAFVAEGASQCGYCTPGFIVAARAFLNRIEKVPTIEDIQEEMAGNLCRCTGYTKITKAIQTAAIRLLSPSTEKHTISSGRVSS; this comes from the coding sequence ATGTTGAAAACGATCACATTCAAAGTTAACGGAAGGGAAATGAAGGTAAACTGTCCTTCAAGTAAAACTTTACTTGACGTATTGCGTGATGATTTAGATTTGACCGGGAGTAAGGAGTGCTGTGGAAAGGGAGAGTGCGGAACTTGTTCAGTACTTATGAATAATGAAGCCGTTTGTTCTTGCTTAGTATTAGCGGGTCAAGTCGAAGGAGAAGAAATTCTTACAGTTGAAGGAATTGGTACTACTTCTTCAATGGATGTCTTACAGGAAGCTTTTGTTGCCGAAGGAGCTTCTCAATGTGGTTATTGTACACCAGGGTTTATTGTTGCTGCACGGGCATTTCTAAATCGAATCGAGAAAGTACCAACAATTGAAGACATTCAAGAGGAAATGGCAGGTAACTTATGTCGGTGCACCGGCTACACCAAAATAACTAAAGCCATTCAAACTGCAGCAATCCGACTTCTTTCACCTTCCACCGAAAAGCATACAATCAGTTCAGGAAGGGTGTCATCATAA
- the glyA gene encoding serine hydroxymethyltransferase: MALHVNDPELFNSITKEEKRQKSTLELIASENFVSEDVMQAMGTVLTNKYAEGYPGKRYYGGCEHVDVVERLAINRVKNLFNAQFANVQPHSGAQANTAVFFSLLQPGDTIMGMNLSHGGHLTHGSPVSISGKWFKVASYGVDKQTGRIDYDQVESIALKERPKLIIAGASAYTRTLDFKAFAEIARKTGATFMVDMAHIAGLVATEHHPSPLPHADVVTSTTHKTLRGPRGGVILSNDELQIKKMNKAIFPGIQGGPMMHIISAKAVAFKEAMQDRFNDYINQVVVNASTLAKTLKDEGCELVAGGTDNHLILLDVRPCGLTGKMAEEYLDESGITTNKNTIPFDPESPFITSGIRIGTSALTTRGMKEKEMEIIGHIIANVLKSQGETKIIEESKGIVNDLCSKFPLFAYDQPDSIKVKA; the protein is encoded by the coding sequence ATGGCTTTACATGTAAACGATCCGGAATTATTTAACTCAATTACAAAGGAAGAAAAAAGGCAAAAATCAACATTGGAATTAATCGCTTCAGAAAACTTTGTGAGTGAGGATGTCATGCAAGCGATGGGTACGGTTTTGACAAATAAATATGCTGAAGGCTATCCAGGAAAACGATATTACGGCGGGTGTGAACATGTTGATGTTGTGGAAAGGCTGGCTATAAACAGGGTAAAAAACCTTTTCAATGCACAGTTTGCCAATGTCCAGCCACATTCCGGAGCTCAAGCTAATACAGCGGTGTTTTTCTCTCTTTTACAGCCTGGTGATACAATTATGGGAATGAATTTATCCCACGGCGGTCACCTTACGCACGGGAGTCCTGTCAGTATCTCCGGTAAATGGTTTAAAGTTGCATCGTATGGTGTAGACAAACAAACTGGACGTATAGATTACGACCAAGTGGAATCGATAGCATTAAAAGAGAGGCCAAAATTAATAATAGCAGGAGCGAGTGCATACACACGAACCTTGGATTTTAAAGCCTTTGCAGAAATCGCTCGTAAAACGGGGGCGACTTTCATGGTGGATATGGCCCACATAGCCGGTCTTGTAGCCACTGAGCACCACCCTTCACCTCTTCCGCATGCCGATGTTGTCACAAGTACAACTCACAAAACCCTTCGTGGGCCAAGAGGAGGGGTCATTTTAAGCAATGATGAGCTACAAATTAAGAAAATGAATAAAGCCATTTTTCCTGGCATTCAAGGTGGACCAATGATGCATATCATTTCTGCAAAAGCCGTTGCTTTTAAAGAAGCAATGCAAGATCGTTTTAATGATTATATTAATCAAGTCGTCGTAAACGCATCTACACTTGCTAAAACGTTAAAGGATGAGGGCTGCGAGCTCGTTGCAGGAGGAACGGATAATCACCTTATCCTACTGGATGTTCGCCCTTGTGGCCTAACTGGAAAAATGGCAGAAGAATACCTTGACGAATCAGGAATCACCACCAACAAAAACACGATCCCTTTTGATCCTGAAAGCCCTTTTATCACTAGCGGTATCCGTATTGGAACCTCAGCTCTTACTACAAGAGGTATGAAGGAAAAAGAAATGGAGATCATTGGACATATAATAGCAAACGTTTTAAAAAGTCAGGGTGAAACAAAAATCATAGAAGAATCAAAGGGAATAGTAAACGACTTGTGTTCAAAATTCCCGTTATTTGCATATGACCAACCAGACAGTATAAAGGTGAAAGCTTAA
- a CDS encoding 5'-deoxyadenosine deaminase, producing the protein MTKILIKNAEIITMNPQDDIIYGDLLIENDHIAKVDQNIEENNIDKVIDARNKTIIPGFVQTHIHLCQSLFRGQADDLELMDWLQKKIWPLEASHDEESSYYSAMLGIGELIQSGTTTVIDMETVHHADFAFQAIAQSGMRAFSGKVMMDKGNEVPKRLQEKTEKSLQQSVDLLEKWNDYDNGRIQYAFCPRFVVSCTEDLLTNVRDLSAHYNVKVHTHAAENRGEIEIVEKERGMRNVVYLDHIGLANPRLILAHCVWLNEEEKEIIKGRGVKVSHCPGSNLKLASGIAEVPDMLAKDMMISLGADGAACNNNLDMFNEMRLAALIQKPQHGPTAMDAKSIFRMATIGGATAVGLEDEIGSLEVGKKADLSILNLNDFHVYPSFGVDPISRIVYSATRADVETTIINGRVVLDNRKLTTIDKDLVLYESNKSIQRLLKRLPNIQYSETEKSNVTKPNFG; encoded by the coding sequence TTGACTAAAATCTTGATTAAAAATGCTGAAATTATAACCATGAATCCTCAAGACGACATCATTTACGGAGACCTATTAATTGAAAATGATCATATTGCGAAGGTGGATCAAAATATTGAGGAAAACAATATTGATAAAGTCATTGATGCTCGTAATAAGACGATCATACCAGGGTTTGTTCAAACACATATTCACTTATGTCAGTCATTGTTTCGAGGGCAAGCCGACGATTTAGAATTGATGGACTGGTTACAGAAAAAAATCTGGCCATTAGAAGCCTCCCATGATGAAGAATCCAGTTATTATTCAGCCATGCTTGGGATCGGTGAACTTATTCAAAGCGGGACAACTACCGTAATCGATATGGAAACAGTCCATCATGCTGATTTCGCTTTTCAAGCCATCGCCCAAAGTGGAATGAGAGCATTCAGTGGGAAAGTCATGATGGATAAAGGAAATGAAGTTCCTAAACGACTCCAAGAAAAAACAGAAAAGTCACTTCAACAAAGTGTCGATTTACTTGAAAAATGGAATGATTACGATAATGGCAGAATTCAATATGCTTTTTGTCCCCGGTTTGTTGTCTCCTGTACAGAAGACTTATTAACGAATGTTCGAGATCTTTCGGCTCACTATAATGTCAAAGTTCATACTCATGCTGCTGAAAATAGGGGAGAAATTGAAATTGTTGAAAAGGAACGCGGCATGAGAAATGTAGTATACCTTGATCACATTGGATTAGCGAACCCTCGATTAATATTGGCTCACTGTGTATGGCTGAATGAGGAAGAAAAAGAAATCATTAAAGGGAGAGGTGTGAAAGTCAGTCATTGTCCTGGCTCTAACCTGAAGTTAGCTTCAGGTATAGCTGAAGTACCAGATATGTTAGCAAAAGATATGATGATCAGCTTGGGGGCAGACGGAGCTGCTTGTAATAATAACTTAGATATGTTTAATGAAATGAGATTAGCCGCTCTCATCCAGAAACCACAACACGGCCCAACTGCAATGGATGCCAAGTCGATTTTTCGGATGGCGACAATAGGAGGAGCCACGGCAGTCGGCTTAGAAGATGAGATTGGCAGTCTTGAAGTGGGCAAGAAAGCAGACTTGTCCATACTGAACCTTAATGACTTTCATGTGTATCCTTCTTTTGGTGTCGACCCGATCTCGCGTATTGTTTATTCGGCGACGCGAGCAGATGTTGAGACTACGATCATTAATGGAAGGGTCGTGTTGGACAATCGAAAACTAACGACGATAGATAAAGATCTCGTCCTTTATGAATCTAATAAATCGATTCAAAGACTATTAAAACGGTTACCTAACATCCAATACAGTGAGACTGAAAAATCTAACGTAACAAAACCGAACTTTGGATGA
- a CDS encoding VanW family protein has translation MRLIYLPIILLIFSLININTPDILTVTFEGETIATVNKSEYTDPLFGKTMVDADKYRELVESIDQEVDEDPVNAMIDEHGRVISEHVGYRLDRQAFKESFFNYFYSNGNTEIEAPRLKVYPKVDSELLAHIRVQEIGHYITYFNSNNKERSHNIALATEAINNHVVFPEETFSFNGTVGKRTIKRGYLPAPIIVRGELAEGIGGGICQVSSTLFNAVDHAGLKIVQRYAHSKRVPYVPPGRDATVSWYGPDFIFKNKHNQPVLIRAQIVGGQVIIRIYSSETINYEPRNVPDAPNQVPKEIIVGKLF, from the coding sequence ATGAGACTTATATATTTACCCATCATATTGCTCATTTTCTCACTCATAAATATAAACACTCCTGACATATTAACTGTAACATTTGAAGGAGAAACGATCGCAACTGTTAACAAATCGGAATATACAGACCCTTTGTTCGGTAAAACGATGGTAGATGCAGATAAGTATCGCGAACTTGTCGAATCAATTGATCAGGAAGTTGATGAAGACCCCGTCAATGCAATGATAGATGAACATGGGCGTGTAATTTCTGAACATGTTGGTTACAGGTTAGATCGCCAAGCATTCAAAGAGTCATTTTTCAATTATTTTTATAGTAATGGGAACACTGAAATAGAAGCACCTAGGTTAAAAGTCTACCCGAAAGTTGACAGTGAGTTACTTGCCCATATTCGTGTACAAGAAATCGGTCATTACATAACGTATTTTAATTCAAATAACAAGGAACGATCACATAATATCGCCCTTGCTACAGAAGCAATCAATAACCACGTTGTTTTTCCTGAAGAGACGTTTTCATTTAACGGAACGGTCGGAAAGAGAACGATTAAAAGAGGTTATTTACCCGCTCCAATAATCGTAAGAGGGGAATTAGCTGAAGGGATTGGTGGCGGAATTTGTCAAGTATCGTCAACATTGTTTAATGCCGTTGATCATGCAGGTTTGAAAATCGTTCAAAGATACGCCCACAGTAAACGCGTCCCTTATGTTCCACCTGGACGAGACGCAACCGTAAGCTGGTACGGCCCTGATTTTATATTTAAAAATAAACATAATCAGCCTGTCCTGATTCGAGCACAAATAGTTGGAGGCCAAGTCATTATCAGGATTTACTCCTCAGAAACGATTAATTACGAACCACGAAATGTTCCTGACGCTCCAAATCAGGTTCCAAAAGAAATCATCGTAGGTAAATTATTTTAA